From the genome of Acidaminococcus sp.:
TCGAGATAGAAGATGTAAGAAGTCTCTTCATGAAGTTTTGAGGGCTCATGCCTTCAGTAAATCCGGTGATGATAGCCAAGGGGATCCACCTGTTCCCATGCCGAACACAGTAGTTAAGCCCTTGTACGCCGAAAGTACTCGACTGGAAACGGTCCGGGAGGATAGGGCGTTGCCGGTTGGATTGACTCCTGAATGACGAATGTCGTTCAGGAGTTTTTCTTTTGTCTACTAGTGCTCAATATTGAAGCTAATTCGAATGTAAGCTATAATGAATTAGAACGATTTAATTTATTATTTAAATGAATTTATAACTATTTAAAAACTATTTGTAATAGTCGTATCACTTTTTGTCTTAAAATTTTTAAAAAATTCAAAATATTAAAGTTTTTATTGTGTTTTATCTTACTTGTATTATAATCTTCCGTAGTGGTGATACAAGTTGTACCTATTTTTGTTACTCTTAAATAATCGCTGCTGCTAGTTTGCTTCTCTTTACTGCCAAATAATCATTGAGTTAATCTATAGTTGTTTTTTGCGGATAAGTTCAGATGGTACTTTTACAATCTAAAACATTTTGATTTTTTCATTTCTTACTCTTTCTTGCAGGGAATCTCACCTTACAAGGTGATGTCTTCTTTGTTTGAGCGGGAGTACGGCAATTAATGGCTATAAAATCAGAAATATCAAAAAATACCGAATACTATATTCGATAGGTGAAAAAAGATGTTGAGGCAAAGGAGGAATTTCTGATGAAGAAAAAGTTTGTTGCCGGTCTAGTTTGTATGTCACTTGCTTCTCTTGCTGTGGCAGGCTGCGGAAATAAATCCGCAGATAGTTCCGGAGGGCAGCCCATTACTCTCAAGATGAATGTAACAACGAGTGAGAGCAGCGTTTGGCATGTGGCTGCAAAGGCATTTAAGAAGGAAGTAGAAGAGAAAACTAAAGGTAAGTACAAAATCAACATTTTCGGCAATGAGCAACTTGCTTCCGGTGATTTCACAAAAGGCATCGAAATGTTGTTCAATGGTTCTACTGACGTTGATATCCATTCGAGTATGATTGTTTCTAACGTCGTTCCTAAAGTAAGTATTGTCAGTATGCCCTGGCTTTTCCCTGAAGGTTATAAGAGCGTAGATGAGTATATTATGAAGGCAGGGAGTCCCGGCGATAAATTAATCAAGGAACAGATGGCTTCTAAAGGCGTGCATTGCCTGGGCATTGGCGAAAACGGATTCCGTCAGGTCACGAACAATGTAAGACCGATTACTAAACCGCAAGATCTGCAGGGTCTTAAGATTCGTGTTCCGCCGATCACAATTCTGATGGACGTGTTCACGACACTTGGCGCCGATCCTACGCAGATGCCATTCAGCGAATGCTTCACAGCTTTGCAGCAGGGTGCTGTTGATGGACAGGAAAACCCTTACGATACTATGCGGTCGGCTAAACTCCAGGAAGTTCAGAAGTACATGACGATTTGGAACTATTCCTATGACCCGATTGTTCTTAGTGTCAGTGGAAAAGTATGGGATAAATTGACCGACGAAGAAAAGAAAATCTTTGAAGAAGCAGGCCGTAAAGCTTGTGCTGAAGAAGTTGCTGCTTCCAGAAAACTGGATGCTACTATCATAAAGGAATTCAAAGACAGCGGAGTTCAGGTTAATGAACTTTCTCCGGAAGTCATTGCCCAAATGAAGAAAGCGATGGTTCCTGTTTATGAGAAATACAAGGACAAGTTCGGTGAGGACACCTTTAATGCTTTCGGGTATAAGTTTTAAGCTTTTGAGAAGCAAAAACTAAAAAGTTTACAGACTTATTTCTTAGAAACGGGAGTGAATCGAATGCAAGGAACGATGTGCGGCCTGGTAAAGAAAGAAGCAGGCCCCGGTAAGTTTGTGTACCGTACAGATTTGCCGATTCCTCAAATCGGGGATGACGAAGTTTTAATCAAAGTTCACTGCAGTGCTATCTGCGGTACGGATTTTCATATCATGGATTGGGATACCTGGTCCCAGATGCGGGTACATCCGCCTCTGATTCCGGGTCATGAAACAGCCGGTGAT
Proteins encoded in this window:
- a CDS encoding DctP family TRAP transporter solute-binding subunit, which encodes MKKKFVAGLVCMSLASLAVAGCGNKSADSSGGQPITLKMNVTTSESSVWHVAAKAFKKEVEEKTKGKYKINIFGNEQLASGDFTKGIEMLFNGSTDVDIHSSMIVSNVVPKVSIVSMPWLFPEGYKSVDEYIMKAGSPGDKLIKEQMASKGVHCLGIGENGFRQVTNNVRPITKPQDLQGLKIRVPPITILMDVFTTLGADPTQMPFSECFTALQQGAVDGQENPYDTMRSAKLQEVQKYMTIWNYSYDPIVLSVSGKVWDKLTDEEKKIFEEAGRKACAEEVAASRKLDATIIKEFKDSGVQVNELSPEVIAQMKKAMVPVYEKYKDKFGEDTFNAFGYKF